A region of the Pseudorca crassidens isolate mPseCra1 chromosome 9, mPseCra1.hap1, whole genome shotgun sequence genome:
cctccagatgtGCACCCACCTGCACACAGCTCGGCCCTGAGCCCctttggggaggaggggcacAAACACAACTTTGCCTGGATGAGAAGGGGTTCTTGGGTTTCGTGAGTGGGCTGACCTTTGGAGGTGTGGGGCAGGAGTGGGCAGAGAGGAGGTTTCTTCCCAGAAACAGGCTTGCCAGGCCCCTGGGGGCATGGGACCAGAGTTGGGGCCATGCCTGGGGCCCCTGAGTGCAAATAGAAAGTTAATTTGGGCAGGAGCTGAGCTGCAGTCAGTCCCGCTGCCCTCCTGCCCGCTCTATTAATACAGATCCAGCTCTGCTGCCTGGCATCACCTATTTATAGCCCCAGAGGCAGCATAGCCACACCCCTTGTATAGAggagggtgaggggcagggaaCTCACAGCTATAGGGGCCAGGGCCGGGGTCCGTAGGTGCCCACAGCCTCCTTGGGTGGGCCTGGCACTGATGGGCTGGAATCCACCCAgactccccacctccttcccagtCTGGACTATGTGGTCAGGCTCCTGATctgccccgccccccctccctgccccccatcaACCTAGGGTTGAGTGGGTCTGTCTAGACCCTGCAAACTCATCATTAATTAGCTTGTTAAATGGCTGAAAGGAGGGGGCGGGGAATGCAGGGTTCTTTCTGAAACAGCTGTGGCTGTAATTAGGTGGACAGTGTGGCTGGCTCTTATTTATTCCGGTTATGATTACTCTGTGATCAGCGCCTCTGATTGGTGGCTTGGCAGGGAAGGCTCCCTCCTTTCCTAACCACCCATCAGCCTTTAGAATTGTCGGTGCCTGCCTGGGAGGGCCCGTGGGTTTGCCAGAGAAGTGGGTGGTTTTGTCTACTATGTTGTCTGCTATGGGCTTCTCAGCTTGCTAGCCCCCCCTCCGTGGCAATGCCCAGGGCCCCCCAACAGGCTCTTGAGCGCCTCAGTGGGCGGCCAAGGTACCCACGTGGTCTGGGATGCCCCATGCCCTTGTGGCCTGCCTGAGCTGAACTGTCTCAGCGTCCAGGAATGTAGACTTCCCTGCCAGTCTTAGCTCAGACTGGCATGAAGCTTGGGGTGCCAAGTGGCACCAGATAGGGTAGAGAGGAGCCTGGGGCCAGGGGCCAAGGACATGGACAAATTGGAAGAGTGGGTGGTAGAGACCACCAGGTCTCTGGCTTCTCCCAACAGAGCATCTTGTGCAGAAGCCCTCTAGCACCTGGTGTGGCCGGGAGGAGGAGTTCTGCCAGACAGGCTTAGGCGCGGTGCGCACACCTGTCACCGTGCACACTCCCGGTGCCCCTGGCTACATTTTCTGgctcccacctgccctcccccctCCATGCACTCACACTTCCTGGGCAGGACTGGGCTTGTGTCTACTGCCTGGGAATGTGCTTGGTTGAGGCTGGGCCCACTGGCCTAGGCTTGGCTGCCTTCCAGGGGAGACCAAGGAGCAGGACGATGTCAGGCCAGAGAGCGCTTTGACAGAGAGAAGGAGGGTAGCGGTCGCTCCTGGCTGTCAGAAAGGGGGGCAGCTCTCTTAAGGAAGCGAATTCTGGTCCCCGCAGGGGCATCTGACCGATCCATGGTGTTTCCCTGTCCCCTGTCTCAGAGCTTTTGTGTGATCCTGGAAGTTGCTGCCTCTCAAACTGACCCTTCCACCCAGGTGGCAGATAGGTGGATCTTGATGGGAGGCACATGGGTGTCTGTGTTCTCTGGAGAGCCTTCTCCGCTTACAGAGCACTGGCATGCACTGTCTTTCTAACTCTGCAAGGTCAGTGGTTTTGTCCTCATTTTTCTGATGAGAGAACTAGACTCAAGGAGGTGAAGTGACTTTACCTGAAGATCTCACAGGTAGTATGAAGGAAATTTAGGACTAGGACTTACAAACCAGAGCTCTTTCCCCTCGGCCCTGTGCTGTGGAGCTGGGCTGGGGCCTCCGGCACGGGGGGAGTCAGGTGTGGAGCCAGTGGGTGCCACTGAGTGCAGGTGGGGATGACTCTTCGGAGCCCGGGCTGAGCCTGCTGTGCTGCGGGGTGAGGGCTGCCTCAGCTCTGCCTGCCCTTCCGAGCGTTTGGTTTCTCTGCAGGCTGCATGTTGTGCCTGGGTCAGTCCACCTTCCTCCGCTTTAACCACCCGGCTGAAGCCAAGTGGATGAAGAGCATGATTCCGGCAGGGGGCCGGGCCCCTGGACCCCCCTACAGTCCTGGCCCGGGTAGGTACCCACTTGGGGCACGTGGCTAGTTTGGCGGCACCCCGTGGACAGTCCTCCTCCTTGCCCATTCCAGCCTCCAGCCACACTTGCAGTGTCAGGGCAGGACAACACCCATGATCTGGGCTTGCTGCCACCTGCCATGGGCCACTGGTGGAGAGTGCCAGGCAGTCTGACCACTGGAAGAGATCCAAGAAGTGCTGCTTGGCTGGAATTGGGGAATCATGTGCCTGAGGGATGGGGGGCTGTGCCGGCCTGTGTCCCACTGCCCTGGAAGGTGCCACCTTGGTGTCTGGGACCCTGACCCTCTTATGTCACTACCAGGGAGCCTCACCCTTGAGGGTGGCCTGTGGGGGCAGAAGGAAGCATCCAATTGAGCTGCTGTAAGctctggggcggggagggggggtccCACCTGCTTGTGATCATGTCTTtgggccctgccccacccccaggccatgCCATGCCAGCTGATGTCTCAGTGGAGCAGCTGCAGTTTGTGTGTGAATTATTGATCCCCAGAGGAGAGTTGGGTGATTGTCCCAGGGAGCCAGCACAGCCCCCCTCAGCCCAGCTGCCTAGGGGGCTGGGTGCAGATCAGGAGGCTGCCTATAGGCCTGCCACCCCAGACTTTGCACGGGTATTCAGATGGCTGTAGGATGACAGGTGTCAGCGTGCTACTGGGACAGGTGGACATGTGTGTGAGGTGCACCTAGCAGGGTGGCATCAGTGGCTTCAATGGATCATTTGGGGATCTGAGGAAAGATGGGTGGTCCCTAGGATCACCAGTATCCACGGCAACCCCTCTGCCTTTGGTCCCACACAGTCCCCATAATTTTGGACCCAGACTCAGTCTTGCAAagccttcttcttctcctttctagGTCCTTGGAGGCTCAGAAGCTTGGGTTCCCAGTCCACTCCCTGGGTAGCTTTACCCTGCTCCCACCCTGGCCTTGTCACGCCACTCCCTCAGCTGTTTGGGGCAGTGGTTTCAGAGACTCCTGGTTGGTTGAcaagggctggggcagggcaaaGGCAGGCTCTTGCTGGCATGGCTTAACGGGCTAATTGGAGGCACTGAGCTGCACCTAGTTGCTGCCCAGCCTGGCTTCCAGGAACTGGCCTTTAGGGCCAGGCCCCTCCCTTGCCTCTGACTGGATAAAGTGGTGCTGCACACACCCCTCGCCCAGCCCTGgaggatctgtgtgtgtgttttcctgggTCTCGGCTGCTGTGTTGGGAGGCCCTGATGTCCTATTGGACTGGGACCACCTCCTCCCCGGAACTTCTGGCCCGCTCCCCAGCGTGCCCCCATGCCCTTTGCAGAAGGTCCACCTGCCCTTCCTGAAGTGGAGCTTGAGGAggttgaggaaaccaaggcagggAGGAACCTAGTCTTAGGGTGAGTGCCTGGCCGTGTTGCCGACTCTGTCCTAAGTCATAAAATGTCAGAGCCAGGAGAGCCCTCTTCCTTCACAGACGGCAAAACCAAGGGCAAGTGACTTGGGGAAGTTGCACAGCAGGTTAGTGGCTGAGCTGGCGCTGGGACCCAGATCTCCTGGCTGCTTCTCCAGAGCCTTTCTAGCCCTGTTCTGCTGGCAGGACGTGGGAGTGCTCGCTCTTGTGCATATGCAGCTCCCTAGGGCCTAGGAGACGCCGACCAGGTCCTGAGGCCTCTTTGCGTTTTCCTTCAGCAGAATCACAAAGCTTGGTGAACGGGAACCACACCCCACAGCCTGCAACCCAGGGACCCTCAGCCTGTGGCAGCCACAGTTCCCTGGTGAGCTCTATTGAGAAGGACCTGCAGGAGATCATGGACTCACTGGTGCTCGAGGAGCCTGGAGCTGCTGGCAAGAAGCCTGCCGCCACTTCCCCACTGTCACCGATGGCCAATGGTGGCCGCTACCTGCTGTCCCCCCCGACCAGCCCTGGCGCCATGTCCGTGGGCTCCAGCTATGAGAACACCTCTCCAGCCTTCTCTCCGCTCTCCTCACCAGCCAGCAGTGGGAGCTGTGCCAGCCACTCCCCCAGTGGGCAGGAGCCAGCCCCTTCCATGCCCCCCCTGGTGCCTGCCCGGTCCTCTAGCTACCATTTGGCCCTGCAGCCCTCACAGTCCCGACCCAGTGGTGCTCGCCCCTCTGAGAGCCCCCGGCTGGGCAGGAAGGGGGGTCACGAGAGGCCGCCCAGCCCTGGCCTCCGAGGTCTGCGGACAGACAGCCCTGCAGCCACTGTCTTGGCAGTGGCCTGCAGAGCCACCGAGAGCCCCCGGGCGGGGGGGCAGTTGCCCCTGGTGGCGATTGGCCTGAGTGAATACCAGGCTTCAGGTGCCCGTGGCCAACCCACCAGCATTCCTGGCAGCCCCAAGTTCCAGCCACCAGTCCCTGCTCCTCGAAACAAGATTGGCACGCTCCAGGACCGCCCTCCCAGCCCTTTCCGGGAGCTGCCGGGCACTGAGCGGGTGTTGACAACCAGCCCCTCACGCCAGCTGGTGGGCCGAACATTTTCCGATGGGTCCGCTACCCGCACCCTGCAACCTCCCGAGAGCCCCCGCCTAGGCCGGCGGGGCCTGGACAGTATGAGAGAACTGCCTCCCTTGAGTCCATCTCTGTCCCGAAGGGCTCTCTCCCCCATGCCCGCCCGGACCACCCCAGATCCCAAACTAACCAGGGAAGTGGCAGAGAGTCCCCGACCCCGGCGCTGGGCAGCCCATGGGGCTTCACCAGAGGACTTCTCTGTGACGGCGTGGGGCCGTAGGACACGGAGCCCCTCACCCACACTAGGGGAGTCCCTGGCACCCCGCAAGGGCAGCTTCAGTGGCAGGCTGAGCCCGGCTTATAGTCTGGGCTCGTTGACTGGGGCTTCACCCCACCAGAGCCCCCGTGCCCAGAGGAAGCTCTCCAGCGGGGACTTGCGGGTGCCTGTCACTCGGGAGCGGAAAAATAGCATCACAGAGATCAGTGACAACGAGGATGACCTCCTGGAGTACCACCGGCGGCAGCGCCAAGAGCGGCTTCGGGAGCAGGAGATGGAGAGGCTGGTGAGCGGATGCCAGGGAGGCCGCTGGCATCCATGACAGGGGCTCTGCCAGGGTGTGGGCGGGCCagctggcagggagggaggggcccgtGGACAGGGCCTGGGCTTCCCAAGCTTCTCCACTTCCGGGATACACCGTAGTGACCAGTATCTCAAGGCTCTGGTGCCCTGAACAAGAACTTTCTTTGACGTCTCTAAGGCCTTATTTCAAATTCATGCTCACTTTGCATTTATTCCATAACACAGTGTTTGTTTTCATGTATAAAAGAAGTTTCACGTTATGTACCTGAACACAATGAAGCTCTAGGAAAACATAGCACGTTTATGATGAAGCTTTGTACGTCTCAGTTTGAGAAGCAGGTCTCAGTGATTAGAaggctgaagcccagagaggggaatgggtttgtgcaaggtcacacagcaagttctggcagagctggaattggaACCCACGTCTCCTGTCTCTCCAAGGCTTATTCTTTAGAAAAGCCTCTGGTCCttctttcttgcttctctttGGCCTCTATAAATGGGTGGGAGCTGCTCATCCTGGCCCATGCTGGATCATCTGGAaatgggggtggcagggggagaaGAAGAGAACAGGATGGGCAGCCCCTGGCTGATCCAGGTCAGTCTGTGTGATAGTGATTTTgtgtgctggtgtgtgtgtgtgtgtgtgtgtgtgtgtgtgtgtgcatgcgcacaCATGTGGGTGCCTTTGGGGGCTGGGTGTGGTTCTGGGCAGCTGTCCTGGAGATGGCATCTGagctgggtgggggctgggattcCCCAGATAGAGCAGGGAGCTTGAGGGGCGCTGGCTGGTGTGTCCACGCTGTAGCACGTGCACAGGAAAATAGGTTCTGCCCTCTTTCCCTTGCGAGCAGAAGAACGGGGTTCCTGGGGGCCCAGGGACACTGGGATTGGTTTGAGGAGGAGAATCGGAACTGAGGAGGTTTGCCTGGAGCCCTTTCAGAAGAGGTTGGGACAGCTTTGGGTGAGGTGAGGGTGTGGGACCTTGTGTCTGTGTTGGGTCCGGGAGGGATGAGGCAGGACCCCCAGTCTTGTAAGTTACTATATCTTCTGTTTTTGCCTGGCCTGGACAAGAGTGCTTGCCCCCCGCTGGGGTCTCATCCTGGAGAGGGGGCAGTGAACCTGGCACAGGCAGAGTGGTGGGGCCAGCCTCCCTCAACTCCATTCAGccttcccgccccctcccctgccccgcgCCACGTGCCTCCCCAGCCCTTACCTGCCCCACCTGTCACTTTAAATCTTGGAGgctgcctgccctgcccctcccacctccaccggGCTGGCTGCTTATCTTGGtcctggggcaggggcgggggcacTGGCCCAGCCTCCTGGGTGCTGAGACTCTGTTCCTGGTTTTCTTGCTATGGAACTGGGTAAGCAGCAGGAGGGAAGCTGGGTAAGTGTCTGGGGGGTCCTGGCCAAACTGGTGAGAGACACCAGAGGTTGAGGGACCACAGAGAGAGTCTGGGGGAAGCCCCAAGTCTGGAGTACTATCCCTCCTTCACCTTCTTAGGCCCCTGGGAGGTATCTGGGTGGGCTGTGTGGGCAGGGGGCGGATGCAGCAGCCGGGCCACAGAGCACTGACACCTGGGCCCAGGCGTTCAAGTGCTGGCAGCTGCGCGGCCTGCTGGGAAGGAGCCAGGGGCTGCCAGAGGGTGACTGGAGCTGAGATGGGCATGAGGAGGGCTGTGGCCCAGGCCTCTCGGGCAGGGTGTATACATGCTAAGCACATCTTTGTGTAAACCTGTGTCAGGTCCCTGTGGGCCCCTGGGTCTGTGTTCCGGCCCTGCCTGTGTGGGTCGGTGCCCACCTGTCTGTGTGCTAGACTGTGTTTATCCGTGTGTGTGCCAGTGTGCGTTTGTGCATGTCAGGACTGGTGTGTTTGTGCGTAGCTGCCTGTTAATACAGGCCCAGGGTACGTGTTGTGTCTTTGTGTGTCAGTGCTGATATGCGGCGGTGTCTCTGTGGGCCCAGGTGTCTTTGGATCTACGTGTATCCATGTCAGCATGAACACCTGCGTGTTCTGTGTCTCATTGTGTTCTTTACCTGCCTACCAGCATGTGTTTCTGGGTGCGTCTGGGTGTGTCCCTGTGTGTTCACGAGGAAGCCCACCCTGGGACAGAATgagaagggagaggaaacagGAAGACGGGAGGGGCTGGCCGCGTGGGCAGGTGGCACGACAGCCCGGTTCCTCCTGCCCGCCTCTGGGGcacccaccctccttccctctgcctccccagaCCTTGGGCTCTGGGCTCTCCTGACTTGATTCTGACGCCGAGCCCCTAGTGTCCTAGTCCTCCCTCCTGACGGGACACCATGCCTGGCTCTAGCCCTCCTGGGACCCAGCCTCCTCCCCTTACGCCCTGCTCTGTCCACCCTCCCCAGGAACGACAGCGCCTGGAGACCATCCTGAATTTATGCGCCGAGTACAGCCGGGCCGACGGGGGACCTGAGGCCGGGGAGCTGCCCAGCATCGGGGAGGCCGCCGCAGCCTTGGCTCTGGCCTGCCGGAGGCCCTCACGAGGCCTTGTGGGGGGCACTGGGGCCTCTGCGCGGAGCAACGAGGAGCCTGGAGGTGCCACCCAACGCCTGTGGGAGACTGTGGAGCGCTCGGATGAGGAGAATCTCAAGGAGGAGTGCAGTAGCACGGAGAGCACCCAGCAGGAGGTGGGACCCAGCAGGGACCCAGCAGGAGGTGGGACCCAGCAGGAGGTGGGACGCGGGGTGGCCTGCCGCAGGCCGAGGAGGCACGCGTGTGTGGTGGATGCCAAGGCCCAGCGAGGGGGAAGTATATGAAGTTTGGGCCGACATCAGGGTGTAGAAATGAGGAGGTGggactcccctggcagtccactggttaagactccgcgcagGGCGTGTGGGTTCCACGATCTCTGCTCCGGAAGCTAAGGTCCCGCGTATCCAGtagcagggccaaaaaaaaaaagaggaggcaaGGAAGAGGGGGAGGTGTTGATGAGTTTCCCAAGCTATAAATATGCTTTACGACCTGGCTTTCCTTGGAGCCCCACCCGGGCCTGGCACCCGGTGGTAAGTCTGTTACTTTCAGCCAAGCTGTATTGCTCCCTGTGCGGGGAGGGGAGCTTCCTCCTATCTCAGTCCAGCTGCCCCTTCCAAGCACCCTGAGAAATGCGGATCCGTTTCCGTAGTCTCATCCTGGAAGGCTCTAGAGGCTTCCCTAGCTGatggctcccctcccctccagcacGAAGATGCACCCAGTGCCAAGCTCCAGGGAGAGGTGCTGGCCCTGGAAGAGGAGCGGGCTCAGGTGCTGGGGCGAGTGGGGCAGCTGAAAGTCCGGGTGAAGGAGTTGGAGCAGCAGCTGCAGGAGTCGGCCCGAGAGGTGAGAGCGAGGGCCCTGGCTGGGCTCCTCCCCGGGCACAGTGATGGCCCCAGAGTGGCCCGAGTCCAGCTGCCTTGAGTGGCCTTGACGTGGACCCTGCTGTTGCCTCCAGGCTGAAATGGAGCGGGCACTGctgcagggggagagggaagcagagcgCACGCTGCTGCAGAAGGAGCAGAAGGCGCTGGACCAGCTGCAGGAGAAGCTGGTGACCTTGGAGACGGGCATCCAAAAGGAGAGGGACAAGGTAAcccaccccaggcctggctcAGTGCCGGGCGCCTGTGGcctgggagaagaggagagatgcCTTCTCTGGGGCCCCTAACCTCTTACCTCATTGTTCATCCTGCAGCCCGGCTGGTCTCTGGGCCCCTTCTGGGGCAGGGGGCCTTATTCTCCGTGGAAAGTACCAGCTTGGAGGGCGCTGCCAGGGTCTGGGCTGGTGTCTGGGGTCTCCTCTGCCTGGGTCTCTGTTCTACATCTGGGTGCCTGGGTGCCTGCCATTCTAGGCCCTTCGTGCCCCTTCTAGGAAGTGCCGAAGCCCCTTCTTGGGCGGTGAGCACGGCCCAAGGCACTGGTACTGGGGAGTGATTCAGGTCTGGGTGTCTGCATCTGGAGGACATCCGCCTCCAAGCGTGGCTCCGGTGCTCAGGATGTGGTCTTTGGGAGATGGCCCTCAGGTCTCTGTTTCCCTTGAGCCTTCAGGATCTGCAGCCTCCCATCCCAGATGGTCCCAGCTCCTGCCCCTGGCCCTTTCAGATTTCGTGCCAGCCTGCTGGGGCCGCTCCATCCCACAGGGGCCGTGTCAGCCACGCCCAAGATGTCCAACAACGTGCCAAAAGCTCCGAAGTGGAGAGGGGCCACCTATTTCTGGACTTGACAGTATTTTTCCAAGAATTAATTCTCCTTCTGGATTTTTTGAGAGTGTCTTCCTCCGGCCCCTCAGTTTTGAAGCTCTTAACAATTCTGTGACCCTCCCACCCTGTTTTTTGGAGCTTTGGCTCTGGACCCCAAAACCACACTCCCAAATTCTGTGCCAAATTAACTCCATGCTTACCAACCAGGCCTGCACTAACGCCCCCTCTAATCACTGTCCTGGGCTCTCTGCATGTCCCTAACTGCCAGTGCCACCCAGGCAGGGCTGAGCCGTGCCTGCTTTTGCACTAACTCCACGGGCACCCCTGTGCCCTTGGCCCCTCCCCTCTAATGTTGCCTCCTTCCGTTCTTGGTGTGGGACCCCAGGGTTTTGATCAGAAAGGAATGGGCAGGGGGCACAGCTCCACTTTGCTCAGTGGGGCATTGGCAGGAGGGGTACAAAATTGGGGGAAATGCTTGGCCGAGGAGCCTCTCGGTCCAAAGAGCTCCTCTCATTTGGAAAAGCCAGGGTGCGGCCTCCACAGACTGTTTGCAGTTTCCTGCACAGAGGAGAGGCGGGCTGTCGTCACCTGTCTTCCCTCCTGAGTGGAGGGACGAGGAGGTCCAGTGGTGGTGGCATGGCCTGGGGAGGGCACGGACAGGGGCTCTCTGCCACACAGTGGCTACCCTTCCTAGCTTTCCTCTGGGGCTTCCCAATTTCAGATACTCCAACCAGAGGGTGGGAAGGGGTAggtctctccccactcccacccctgatCCATTCAGAACATAGGGTATTGCAAAGGCTGAGTCCAAGCATGGGGAAGTGCTTGGACCTCAGAAACTGGACTGATCAGGTCCTCCTCTCCTGGATGAGGATGGGGgcgtggggtggaggggggacaGAGGCAGGGTTCAGCACAGGGACTCCAGGGTGAAGCTCAGCATTTCAGCAGGAACCTGTCTAACCTCATTTCTCATTGACCTGGCATTGCCTGGAGGCATGGACTTTGCCTTCTCTCTGGGCCCAGTTATTtgaggtggaggtggtgatggtggtggccacggtggtggtggcagtggggaagGTTCCCTCAGCTTCCCTCCCCAGCGCCCAGCCCATGGCCCTATTCTGGCTTTGAGATCAGTAATCACAGTTTCTCCTCTGCCTGTCCTTCGGAGGGGTGACTCACCAGCTCCTCCCTGCAtccccccttcccaccctcaGAGGTGTCATCTCGCCCCAGACAGAGCCATCCACCTCCTCTCTGTACCCACTCCTGGGGCTCCTATTACCACGGCAACGGGCCGAACTAATTGCAACCCTCATCCTACTGAAGTTCAGCCTGCAGTgccagcaccccacccccaccctgggcaggaggtggggaggccAAGGGGGTTGGGTTGGGGTCCCCTCCACTGCATGGCTGTAGCTTTAACATCCTCGGCTCCCAATTCACACCCAACCCCTGGATTTAATCCCCACCAACTCTACCCTTTTCCCAGGGTTAAATTTTGGTCTCTGGGAAGCGGAAGAGGGGGAGGAACAGCAGCTAGAGGCTCCGTGTTTGTGATGTGGAACCAGCTTTGTCTTTGACTGGTTTGGAGAGAAAACAGAGGGCCTCTTCCTAGGACTTGCCCAAACCTTTCTAGTTCAAGGGACTCCAAGAGACCAACATTTCTGCCTGGGACCCACACCCCTGCCTGTGACACCATCGCCTGCACCTCCAGTCCTGTCTCACACCCCAGCTCTTTGCCTTTCCCACcctgcccctcttcctccttatttccctttctcctgtttgctctctcctctcctggttAAACTCCTTTCATTCCCcgccttctttctcttttccccgcaccccaccccccttccctgcgccccgccccgcgccgccgcTGCCCCGGGCCGGAGTTGAGGAGTGTGTGTTCTGTTTCTCCCCTgtgcccgccccctccccctccggcGACCAGGAGAGGGCGGAGCTGGCCGCGGGACGGAGGCACCTGGAGGCCCGCCAGGCGCTCTACGCCGAGCTCCAGACGCAGCTCGATAACTGCCCCGAGTCAGTGCGGGAACAGTTACAGGAGCAGCTGAGAAGGGTCAGTTTCaccagcccccgccccctccccgcccccgagGGCCGCCCGCCCGGAAGAGAGGAGCGGTGGGCCGGGACCGCCTGGGCCCTGCAGTACCTGCCGGACGACAGGGTCCGTGTTGTGGCttggaggggacagggaagggttggggtgggggtggaggttcTCCTTTCTGCTACTGCAGGCAGCGCTGCCCGGCAAAGGGGCAGAGCCGAGCGGAGGaaagggggcggggtgggggcaggtccCTTCCTCCGTTTCCCCGGGTCCAGCCCCCAGAAGTCTCACCTCTGTGAACTGGCCTTCCAGGCGCAGAGTGGTATCGTGAGCACCACCCGATCCCCTTTGTCACTGTCGTTCAAGGAGGCAGAAGCCCTGGAGACTGAGACAAAGCTCTTTGAAGACTTGGAGTTCCAGCAGCTGGAGCGGGAGAGCCGCGTGGAGGAGGAGCGCGAGCTGGCTGGCCAAGGGCTGCTCCGGAGCAAGGCCGAGCTGCTCCGGAGCATCGCCAAGAGGAAGGTGCGCCCCCCCGGCCCCCATCCCTGCCGCGAGGCCCGCAGTGCCGGCTTGACTTCACCTtgctgagcctcggtttcctcatctgtaaaacaagaacaATAACAGGCTGTTGTGAGCGATAAAGGAGATGATGTGTGTGAAGACAGCATAGGACATGATCATAGTAAGCACTCGGTGAACAATAACTATTGTTATTAAGCTCTGACTCTCCCCAGTTCTCCCTTGGAAAGTGGATTGGGCTCACATTCAGAGCTGGGCCctggctgggcagggcagggagaaaCGGAGATGGAGGAGGGCGCTGAAGAGGAGACTTGCTCCTGCCCTTGTAGAGCTCTCTGATGGAAGTGCTGGGACACATACAAAGACCAGAGATCTGGATATTAGAGCCTGCCAGGGGTACTAGAAAGGCATCACCTGGGTTCCAGCCTTGGCCCAGCCCTGGCTCAGCTGAGCCGTAAAACAAGGGGATTTGGTATCGCATCCTGGCTGGTTCTGGAGCTCCAGTTGCTCTGATGTCTCCTGATCTCAGCCAGACCAGGACAGGGTATTGGGGCGGGGATGTAAAGTTGGGAGGAGGCTTGTGTTAAGCAAGGGTTAggaaggtgtgggtgaggagaagggggaggagccaGGCGGCCCACACACCTGTGGCTGAGAGTTGAGTGTCCGTGCACACATATGCATGCATGTGCACTTTGCCAGGCTGGAGTGAGTgggtgggaggtgagggcagTGAGCTTGGGGAGGGGTGTCAAAAAGTGGGGCTAGTTTGGTGGTAAGTGGGGAGCCACTGGACTTCCCCCTGAGTCCAGATCCCTTGCTTCTCTCCCTGAGCTGCTCTGCCTTACAAATACATCTGCCTATCAGTGAAATGGGCATAAAGGCATCTGCCTCGTAAGAGAGTTAAGTGAGGTAACACGTGCAAAGCATTTAGCAGAGTTCTTGGGTCCTGACAGGTTCTCAGTAAATTGCAGATCTTGTTGTGAGGATTACCACCTGGTCTGCTTCAGTCTGCTTGGGCTGACCCCAGATTTAGTAcagctcccttcttccctcccttctctcctatGTCTTGCTCTTCATGGTGATAGTTTAAGGCCTCCTCTTTCAGGAAGCCCTCCTTGGATAAACCCAGCCCATTTTCCCGGagcccctctccttctctctcacttATTATCTTTTCGTTTCCTTTTAGCACATGATTGTTGAGCCAGGCATTGCGCTAAGCCCTACTGGGGATATGGAGACAAAAAGAAACTGGCCCGGCCCTTGGATCGGACAGCTTgggcggggtggtggtgatggagacaTATATTCACAAGTAACAGCAATACAAGGCAAATGGTGATATGGAATAATTTGAGCACAGAGCAAGGAGCAAAGGAATTGAGTGGTGATCAAGGAAGATGTTGGAGAGAAGATAGCATTGGGTCTGGTCTTGGAGGATAAATAAGCTCTTGATGGGTGGAGAAGACAGGGCAGCATTCCTGGCAAGGAGAACCGTATAAGAAAGGCCTGGGAGTGTACACCTGCACCGCTGACATTACAATAGGGCCGAGCTGAGTGCACGCCGCCGAGGGCTcagggtaggagggagggtgGAAAGTGGAGGCCCAGTTCCAGGAGCCCTTGAGTGCTGGCTGAGGGATTTGTGCTTTATCCTGTGAATAATGAGGAGTTGCTGAGAAGAGGACTGATGACCCTTACtcgtggattaaaaaaa
Encoded here:
- the PHLDB1 gene encoding pleckstrin homology-like domain family B member 1 isoform X2, whose translation is MRRPGRGLGWPPGPQELWSPRTMDTINRNQVGPGSKTPAMVQKGPLDLIETGKGLKVQTDKPHLVSLGSGRLSTAITLLPLEEGRTVIGSAARDISLQGLGLAPEHCYIENLRGTLTLYPCGNACTIDGLLVRQPTRLTQGCMLCLGQSTFLRFNHPAEAKWMKSMIPAGGRAPGPPYSPGPAESQSLVNGNHTPQPATQGPSACGSHSSLVSSIEKDLQEIMDSLVLEEPGAAGKKPAATSPLSPMANGGRYLLSPPTSPGAMSVGSSYENTSPAFSPLSSPASSGSCASHSPSGQEPAPSMPPLVPARSSSYHLALQPSQSRPSGARPSESPRLGRKGGHERPPSPGLRGLRTDSPAATVLAVACRATESPRAGGQLPLVAIGLSEYQASGARGQPTSIPGSPKFQPPVPAPRNKIGTLQDRPPSPFRELPGTERVLTTSPSRQLVGRTFSDGSATRTLQPPESPRLGRRGLDSMRELPPLSPSLSRRALSPMPARTTPDPKLTREVAESPRPRRWAAHGASPEDFSVTAWGRRTRSPSPTLGESLAPRKGSFSGRLSPAYSLGSLTGASPHQSPRAQRKLSSGDLRVPVTRERKNSITEISDNEDDLLEYHRRQRQERLREQEMERLERQRLETILNLCAEYSRADGGPEAGELPSIGEAAAALALACRRPSRGLVGGTGASARSNEEPGGATQRLWETVERSDEENLKEECSSTESTQQEHEDAPSAKLQGEVLALEEERAQVLGRVGQLKVRVKELEQQLQESAREAEMERALLQGEREAERTLLQKEQKALDQLQEKLVTLETGIQKERDKERAELAAGRRHLEARQALYAELQTQLDNCPESVREQLQEQLRRVSFTSPRPLPAPEGRPPGREERWAGTAWALQYLPDDREAEALETETKLFEDLEFQQLERESRVEEERELAGQGLLRSKAELLRSIAKRKERLAVLDSQAGQIRSQAVQESERLARDKNASLQLLQKEKEKLAMLERRYHSLTGGRAFPKTTSTLKEYVTLEQLKAMWGTSPVPAAPAPGLPPWAPASQDLVPTTCLLPALPSSSSFASIPPSAQMEKLLLPAVDLEQWYQELMAGLGTGPAAASPRSSPPPLPAKASRQLQVYRSKMDGEATSPLPRTRSGPLPSSSGSSSSSSQLSVATLGRSPSPKSTLLAQNGTSSLPRNLAATLQDIETKRQLALQQKVESLPAEPLPTDDPAGQQVIEEQRRRLAELKQKAAAEAQCQWDALHGAAPFPAGPSGFPQLLHHSILHHLPVSRERGEEGEHAYDTLSLESSDSMETSISTGGNSACSPDTMSSASGLDVGKTEEMEKMLKEAHAEKSRLMESREREMELRRQALEEERRRREQVERRLQGESTRRHQLVEKEVKMREKQFSQARPLTRYLPIRKEDFDLKTHIESSGHGVDTCLHVVLSSKVCRGYLVKMGGKIKSWKKRWFVFDRLKRTLSYYVDKHETKLKGVIYFQAIEEVYYDHLRSAAKKRFLSFTMVSESPNPALTFCVKTHDRLYYMVAPSAEAMRIWMDVIVTGAEGYTQFMN